A window of the Bacillota bacterium genome harbors these coding sequences:
- a CDS encoding ABC transporter permease subunit codes for MFLNNIFLKTLRDYRYALLWWGAGLFLICLWIVLLYPSVRDMHELNRLLEGAPSTLIKAFTGDISDMTSPTGYLNSQLFFFMLPLLFIIFCIGFGGYAVAGEEERGTMELLLSNPVPRRRVVIEKYAAMVLCAVILSFLTVVGIASGKNTAELNLAIGQIAAATVACALLGLFFGALALGVGCIRGSHSLSIGIASAAAVASYFLNALAPLVQYLKPYRKLSPFYYYTGGDPLANGLSPGNTMVLIVLAAALVFVSIFFLERRDLQS; via the coding sequence ATGTTTTTAAACAACATTTTCCTCAAAACCCTGAGAGACTACCGTTACGCGTTACTCTGGTGGGGCGCCGGTCTTTTTCTGATCTGTCTCTGGATCGTCCTTCTGTACCCGAGCGTGCGCGATATGCACGAGCTTAACAGGCTTCTTGAGGGCGCGCCGTCGACGCTCATAAAGGCTTTCACCGGCGACATTTCGGATATGACGTCACCGACGGGCTATCTTAACAGCCAGTTGTTCTTCTTCATGTTGCCCCTACTTTTCATCATTTTTTGCATCGGGTTCGGGGGCTACGCGGTTGCCGGGGAGGAGGAGCGCGGGACGATGGAACTGCTTCTGTCCAATCCCGTGCCTCGCCGGCGGGTGGTTATTGAAAAATACGCCGCAATGGTGCTGTGCGCGGTTATCCTTTCGTTTCTAACCGTCGTGGGGATAGCTTCGGGTAAAAACACGGCCGAACTTAATTTAGCCATTGGACAAATCGCGGCGGCAACCGTCGCCTGCGCATTGCTCGGTTTGTTCTTCGGCGCGCTGGCACTGGGCGTAGGCTGCATCCGCGGCAGTCACAGCTTGAGCATCGGTATCGCAAGCGCCGCGGCCGTCGCGTCTTATTTTCTTAACGCTCTGGCGCCTTTGGTTCAATACTTAAAGCCGTACCGGAAGCTGTCACCGTTCTACTATTATACCGGCGGCGACCCGCTGGCAAACGGTCTTTCCCCGGGCAATACAATGGTTCTGATAGTTCTTGCCGCCGCATTAGTCTTTGTTTCTATCTTTTTTCTCGAAAGACGTGATTTACAATCCTAA
- a CDS encoding ABC transporter ATP-binding protein: MLHINLTVNTGEVFGYLGPNGAGKTTTIRLIMGFIRPTRGSLKIFDIDAARRAKDILGRVGYLPGEPSLYENLTGAEFLRYFGRLRGGVDWDYVKELAERLRCSLGQRIGSLSHGGKQKIGLIQAFMHKPELIILDEPSNGLDPLMQLELHRTVLEAKLEGRTVFFSSHVLSEVQKVCDRVGIIRSGKLAGVEDVEALKTRALRHLTVRFATSVPLEAFAGLPGVEEAFVEDHSLRCTLNGKPDALIKAAARFEVTEVISREPSLEDVFFSYYKDSTLERGVTGKN, from the coding sequence GTGCTTCACATCAATTTGACCGTTAACACCGGGGAGGTGTTCGGTTACCTCGGTCCAAACGGCGCAGGAAAGACCACGACGATCCGGCTGATAATGGGGTTTATCCGCCCTACGCGCGGTTCCTTGAAGATTTTTGACATTGACGCCGCGCGCCGCGCCAAGGATATCCTGGGGCGCGTCGGTTATCTTCCGGGAGAACCGTCCTTATATGAAAACCTGACCGGAGCAGAGTTTTTGCGTTACTTCGGCCGTCTGCGCGGAGGCGTCGACTGGGATTACGTGAAAGAACTGGCGGAGCGTCTCCGGTGCAGCCTGGGACAGAGAATCGGCTCGCTTTCTCACGGCGGAAAGCAGAAAATCGGGTTGATCCAGGCCTTCATGCACAAACCGGAATTAATCATTCTCGACGAACCGAGCAACGGCCTTGATCCCTTAATGCAGTTGGAACTCCACCGGACGGTTCTCGAGGCCAAGCTGGAAGGACGGACGGTGTTCTTTTCGTCGCACGTCCTTTCTGAGGTCCAGAAGGTATGCGACCGGGTGGGGATAATACGCAGCGGTAAACTGGCCGGTGTCGAAGATGTCGAGGCCTTGAAAACGCGCGCTTTGCGCCACTTGACGGTTCGCTTCGCCACATCAGTACCGCTGGAAGCGTTCGCGGGCCTGCCGGGTGTCGAAGAGGCGTTCGTGGAGGACCATTCGCTTCGCTGCACCCTGAACGGCAAGCCGGACGCCCTGATAAAAGCCGCCGCAAGGTTCGAGGTTACGGAGGTTATAAGCCGGGAACCGAGTCTCGAGGATGTGTTCTTTTCCTATTATAAAGACAGCACCCTCGAACGCGGCGTTACGGGAAAAAATTAA